From the Juglans microcarpa x Juglans regia isolate MS1-56 chromosome 3D, Jm3101_v1.0, whole genome shotgun sequence genome, the window AGTTATATGCTTCGGTTTGTGAtgaaatgccatgaaatactccTATAAGTTTCGGTTTTTTACTTGGttaaggttgatggtttatgcaacatgataTTTCGGTTTGAACATGTCTTGAATTTTCAGATCTTGGTCcaaaacctatgatttcatgttttgtttcactatgctttgatttctatattatcttcttgaagtttggaacaagTTTAAGTGgtgattcttcatgtttttatgCCTATGAGTTttggcctaagcaagttctgatgattccatgtatgtgttttaatatatcatatggtttatgttatcatgctatgaaatgaacatgttatgcttgattatttcatgcatggaatttcacatgtcatatgtcaagtgtaatTACGAatgttataagtctcatgtcacatgcatttggggaaaagtGTTTCCAAAGAAAgtgttcttaaaaaaaaaacgttttcaaacaaaagagtttataagttttattacgatcccaagtgctagggcggaggaatgtcctagtagaactcttctgtctactctggagtgtttaagaatgtaGTGGTAACCCATGGGTCGACAAAGTACCATCGATGAGTCTTagatggattcttttcaaaagATGCCGGAGCGAGAAAGCACCTAACGCTAGCGAGTGCATAAGCATGTAACCCGAcaaagtaaggtcgagttaatatgaatctctgtgTATGACATATTCATCACTATGTACGAACCGTTAATGGTACGATCACTAGCAGGAACACGTAGTGCTAAGGGGAACtatgttgtgtccaccctcaaAACAAGAATATGAGCTTACGTGCTAAGGATTactcgatgcaaatcttgtgatatattctgataagacaagttctgattaagatcacgtgattaagaaaagttaaaaagtttttctgaaaaactaaagtctctgttacaagtcttttgaaaatggtcaagtgcacaagtcaagttcaagtcaaaggcataagtcaagtacatgtccatgcacgcatttcaaGATATACCTTttatatgcttgtgttaactgcgatatgttgtgtgattacttgctgagatttcttaaaatcttattgtagtagtttccactaccattccccaaccagaatggtagaagttgttacagaTACCCCGGATACCCAAGAAACATGAACCCAGATGATTCCTTGATAGAGGATGAGTACACTGTTCAAGCTCATCATGACTATACTGTTTATGCATTAAAACATACAGCTAAGCTTCTCAAGTAGATCTTAAATAGTATTAGTGAGACAGATATCGATGCTACGATCTATCAACCATCTAAGAATCTAAAATTTTGGTGGAATTTGAGCCAGCTATCTACTTATCTACAGTGAGCTTCAAAGATCTTAGCTGATGTAAAGGCAATGGCAAAGGATTTAGGTTTGATACCGCCCGAGCCTCAGCAATCCTATGGGGTCTTTTAGTGTTTGTCTCCCGATGGGACAATAGTTATGAAGAGTACGGGAACTTAAGTTATtttgtggaagaaaaaaaaaagtacttatGGATTTAGACCTTAACTTTTGTGGAACTATATTTTGAGAAGGTCCCGTGTTTTTGGAGTTTTAAATTATACTCTATGATTTGGGATGTTATATctttatgatacatgtttaCGTTTTGGGCAATGTTTGGGATATGATATTAGAACGGTgtcatgtgctttgcaattacTTATTgcgttgcttagtttatccgacctttactatttttccgctgctacgttattgcatactactagtgtacttaggtgcatagcatattatctccCATGTACAAAGAGTGTGTagtcttgtgttacatgtcccggcttctcagtcaccgtccaatcccaagcagaggCTGGGGGCACCACGCCTCCCTTCCCGATCACACCATAGCTCAAATGGTTGACACACTGGCCATCAAGATTGACATGTCCATAGTCCAGTCGTCACAGCCAAAATGGGCCGTCGGCATCATAAAGTTCCTTGATGAGGGCCTGGTCCTGAATGATCCGGAGGAAGTATAGAAGATTAGAAACAGAGCGGCACGCTTCACGTTGAGGGAATGAGTCCAATATATGAGTGGTTTTTTCGAGCCCCTCCTGAGATGCATCTCACCCGAAGAATTCTAGTACGTGCTGGCGAGATACATGAAAGAGTGTATGCGGAAATTACTCTGGCGGAAGAGTGCTAGCCTCACGGGTCATGCGCGCAGCGTACTATTGGCCCAACTCCTTCCAGGATACAGATGACTTCATGAAGAAATGTTCTAAGTGCCAAGATCATGCGTCGATCCCCTAGTCCACCACAAGAAATGACCTCCATTGTCTTCCCTTGGCCCTTCTTACAATGGGGACTCGACCTTATCGGCCCATTTCCCGAGGGCAAAGGAGAATTAAAGTTTGTAGTGGTGGCAATCGACTATTCATGAAATGGGTGGAAGCAAAAGCACTGACAATGATCACGACccatgtaacgccccgttcttggaggtccggagagttaccTCTAatcacttaaaatcacatcTCATTGTACAAATGTAAACTCCAATTTCTCATTTACTCATAGACCCCATTGCTTTAAACGATctactccaaaataaataactaagatTACGacgaaatctcaaaataaaagccAACTTCCCCAAAGTACTAAGTTAACAAAGCAAAACGAaactattcaataaaaattctccaataacaaGTACCCTCTTTGATTTAATAGACTATGCTCACAAAGCCTTACCCATGCTCCCTATTCTTGAACCTCCgctgaaatattcaaaaatcTCTGAAAAAATGttgtagagataaggggtgagttatcaacaactcagtaagcagatgacatatactagcgtgcaaacataagcatttacagagtACAATATGcagtacaaaatatttttcagagttatcatgcagtacaaaacatgttttcaagcGTAACAAAGcgatgattttaaaatatataaaatccatAGTACTTTTggataacataaactgagtattatcatcatatcaaaacagagcatcgcatagagcagagaccatgtttcaccctcatAGTAGGGTTGTACTAAcctcggtggccaaaccaggcagagacagaggtgaaatctttctcttattcttctcgAAGTCCCAAATGTGCacacagagacagagaagttggtaccaacccaaacataGTAGAGCATAAcaaagcagagcagagacagagtcagatacaaaatcagtacaccatgccaaaggttttcagatgccatatcaaaataaaacagagtaccaaaacataatcaaatccttctcacatactgaaaacaaaagtcgaaGCATCTTtttaaatcaatgcacaatttttcagattctcaatatcgcttttttttcagatttcagaagcaacatgacaaaatttagctcatgtttacacaatgcatgtcagaaattatttttccttcttcgtacaaatttcatgagtaatgcatatAAGCTACCGAtgttggtttttcccaagttctcatttcatcacaaaatatgcaaagttttcagaaagtcaacctcagtctcaataattcatataaaacctagcataggaaccccgcttatctggactttttaacttttcagaaaaTCTTAACAATAATGCCAAAGGAatatcaattgtcacctatagaaaattcatgtaacttgaATAAATCTCCAATTTGAACAGTTACTTCCTAATTACACttgaaatacttattttaatacctcatgacctaaaaattctcataaccccaaaaataccatcactttccAAAATTTCTCAATATCCACATAATATCATTGTCTaagatattaaattctaacttatttactatagAAATGagactataaaatttaatactatataatataataaaaatattatactttataaCCCTAATTATCttctgtaataatattttatacttaaaACCAAGCCTTCACATAGTAAATTAAAAACCAAGCCCTAGGGTTATTTTGGGAAAAATGCATATAATGCATGGATGCTTTGGTGAGTACATTATGAAAATGAACTTctgaaaatacaaaacataaCCATGACAGCACTAAGCTCACCGGGAGAGAAGGAGGCGACGTGACTGGGCGGCTGAGGTGCAAACTCCGGCAGGCTGGGCGTCTACGcactgagagtgagagagagagaaagaaagagagggggcaagagagagagactccgagagagaaggagagaacaCGGCGTGGGGAGAGAGGAAACTCACTAAGAGGGAGGCAGCGAGGGGCTCACTGGTGGTTGAACTGGGGTCTACGGTGGTGGTTGGCTGCGTGGTTGTCGAGTGGAGTATCACGTCCATGCTTGTTGCTCTGTTTCTTTGGGTGTTTACCGAACGGAATGCGGCTCACGGTGGTGCTAACCATGGTGGTTGGTAGTCTACAGGGGCGTCTCAAGGTGACAGCGTGGTGGTGAAGGGCTGAGGTTTAGGTTGTGGGCTTGCGGTTTCTGTCATGCGAGCTTCCACTCGGAGTTGTTGTGCTGCCAGATGGGGGCAGTGATGCCGTTTATGGCAGGGGACAAGGTGGTAGCAATTTTCTCGAGGGGCTGGGCAGTGGCTCACGGTGTCGCAACGTGGCTGGTGGTCTGCCGACGGAAATGGGGTTGTTGGCATGGAGGAGCATGCCCTGGGTTGGTTTCCGTTTGAGGACACGGAGGGGCTGGGCCGTGGGGGCTATCCCATCTTACTGTAGCTAGGCACGACTGGTGGCTTCTAGTGGTGGTCTGGTGAGGTGTTGGGAGGTGGCTGGTTGGCAGGAGGTTGGGCTTCAATGCTTGGTGGGTTTGCGGCAGTGGCGTTGCCTTAAGGTCTGGGTCCGAGGGCTTTGGGGGGGAGGGTGAGAAACTAATgtgggggagagggagagagtctAATGAGAGTGAAATTTCTGAAAGTGAAGAAAGCGAGATACAGTtgagaagttgaagaaaaaaaagtgggagTGAGATTCGGAacaaacaaaaactgaaaatcagagagggagagaggaagaaactgtctgaggaaaagaaaaaaaagaaaggaaaacaaaggcTTAAAGCCTTACCTGATAACGCCGTAATGCTCCTTTGGTGAGAACTGGTCTAGGCTTGGGTTTTACAGCCTAGGCCATCACAAGATTCCTTTGGAAAAACATAGTATGTCGGTTCAGCATCCCCCAAAGCTTCATATCAGATAACGGCAGGTAGTTCGATTGCTCCCATTATCGGGAATGGTGTGCGAAACTCAAGATGAAGACCAAGTACTCATCTCCGGGGCACTCGCAAGCAAATGGAAAAGTAGAGGCCACCAACAATATGTTGTTGAATATTCTGAAGAAGCTGAGAGATCAGAAGGGGAGATGGGTCGAAGACCTTCCCGATATGCTGTGGGCCTACCGAACGTCCATCAAGACCCCCATGGGAGAAACACCCTTTGCGCTCATCTACGAGACCGAAACTGTCATCCCAGCAGAAGTGAGAATGCCGACATATCAGATTCAGCACTTTAACCCAAACCACAATGACCAAGGATTAAAAGAGAACCTGGACCTCCTGGAAGAAAGACGAGAAGGGGCAACAAGCTGGACAGCGAGTAACAAGTGGAAAGTCGAGTGATACTTCAACAAACAAGTCCGACCTCGGGCATTCAAGGTAGGAGACATGGTCCTAAAGCAAACAGGCATCACCACTCAGGAAGAAGGAAAGCTCAGACCCAGATGGGAAAGGTCGTTTGTGGTAACCGCAAGCGGAAGGCTCGACTCTTACCGTCTAAAAGACCAAGAAGGTCGCAAGTTGCCCCACCCATGGAATGCCAAGCACTTGAGAAAGTAATTTGTATAAGGGCCATGATGTCACCCGACAATGTAACTAACAACTTATAAATGAAAAAGCGCCTATGAGCTCATTTCCATTCTCCTGTGTCTGAAAGCCTCAATCAAACAAGCCCAGTCTCTAGACTGATcatgatgcattggctaagggtcAGAGCCTCCCGACCTCTGCCCCTCTTGCAGTCAGTTAGACACAAGTTCCTTGACAACTCCACCACCATGGTTGTTTCCTCCACTACAGAGGCGGCCGCTCCAACCTGGGGCGACGCTGGAGTTGGGGAGGCGGCCTGTTGCATCTAGTCATCCAAAACTAAGAAGGAATCGATATTGATCTCGAAGAAAGGTCCTAGCGAGGACAAGGGGCTGGAAGCCTTATCATTGACAGGTTCTTGTACTTGGGGGCAACTTGGCTCAGGCAAGGATTGAAGCCGTCTCCCTAGCTAGGGCCGCTTTGAAGGACGGCAAGGGCTTGGCTGGTGGGCTGGCCCCGTGGGGAGCAGGGTTGAAAAAGGcattaaggaaaatgacattGAGGTCAATGTCGTCCCCCTCATCCTCACCGGCTCCAAAGGCGGCCATCGAGGGTGGGACCACAGGCTGCAGGGGCAAAGTGTTGGCAGTGTCGGTGATCGGGACTTGACAAGAAGAGCTGAGCCGATCTTGCCGGTAGGAGCTCATAGGAGTTGGAGAAGAAGTGTTGCCAAAGGTACCCTAAGTAGGGCCTGACTGAACTGGGCTAGAACTGCCGTGGGAAGCACCCCGAGGAAGGCTCGAAGGAACTGGACAGGGAGCAGGGCCTAACTCATAGAAGGGAGACTCCAGTGGAGGCTGTCGTGATGAACTCGCAGAGCTCTCACGAGAGGAGGACGGTGGAACGGAGCGGGAAGAGTTGGGGTGGGAACAAGGGCCTTAAGCCCTCGACCCTGGCCCCAACCCTGGGACGACCCCAGTATTACTATCTTCGGCCTAATGCAATTTGCCCCAATCATCCCTCCTGGGTGGAGAAGTCAGTAGCCACCCAAGATAGAACAGTCGCCACTCAGAACTCTTCTCTCTCGGACAGTTTGATCGAGAGAGCCTAACTCATTGGCACATTTTCCCAGACGGCCCAAACGGGAAATTCTTGGTGAATTTCCTCTCCCTAGGGATACTCCCAACCCGAGCATGAGACAAAGAAAAAGCGTCGTTGTCATTCCTTGATAGAAGAAAAGCACCATTCCAGCATGACGAGAAGCTGCACAAGCTCCCATAGAGTTGGAAGATTCCGTAGGCAGACAAGAATTATCGGGCAATCAGGTCGAGATAGTCTTCAGAGCCTTCACTCAGCACCTGACAAAAAGCTACACAGCTCGCCACCATGATTTGTCAGGCGTTGGGGTGGAGTTGCGCGAGAGCCAGCTTTAGAAAATCAAGGATGTCCTGGATCGAACCACAAAACAGCAGCCATAACCCGTTGGAAAACATCAACGGAAACAAGGCCACACACTTTGCCCTCATCCGCATTCATGGCAAGAGCACGGCGACCAGGAATCTCCATAACCACATCAGAGGGAATGTTGTAGGACCTTCGCCACGCTTGCAGGTTGTCAGCAATGACGGACGACTCCCAGTGAAGGAAAGGAGCCGGCTTTCGTTCTCACTGGAAGCAGCCATGAGAGAATTTGCGAAGGAAATGAGGAAGAACAGAAGATCTTAGAAACTCTGGGAAAGCTTGGAGAAGAAAGAACGAGAAAATTTTGGGAGCTTGGAGACAGAAATGGAAGGATTGAAGGGGGAAGGAAGGTTTAAATAAGAGGGTAGGTGACGGTTGGTGCTCAGCGGATAGTGAAGCGATAGCGGCTCAGAAGCCAAAGGGACGAGACAGCCTTGGGGGAGTAAACAGACTAACAAGATGATGCCAACAACCTCCAAGTGGACCCGTGGTCGGCATGACTCAGAGGGAAACCAAGGCTTCACGGGGTCGTTCCAAGCATCTCGAACTGTTGTGTCCTCCATAAGCTAAACTGCCAAGTTCAACTGTCGAGAGTTGTAGAGGTCGCAAAAATCGAGGTGATGCTAGCATTGAATGACGTGAGTAGGTGGCCTCGGGGAGCCCAAGCAGTGCAGGGCAGCGTAGACAAGAGGGAGTCATGTTAGGCGTGTGACAATCACGGGGCAATATGTGGCTCAGGATGAAAAAGGCACCTTCGGAACCCAACGGTTAGGAAGTTGGACAGACGACAGGAGAAAAAGAACCCGTGCGCATTAACAGCGGGAAAAGAAGGGATCTTTTAAATTTCCACCGCAAATGTGCGCTAGGAATTCGTGGGGTACCATGAGGGGAATAATCCCCAGCACTCCGCGGGCCCGAGTTCAAGGATAAGGCCTAGGCTGAGCCGAGCCGGCCTAGGAAGCCCAAGAAGAGAAGCAATCGGGCAGAGTACACTGACAAGAGGATGAAAGGTAGGACTATCTAACACAATTACTGGCCGACAGTCAGGGACATCCCCTAACCCTGAATCTCGGTGCCCAGATTGGTCAGAGAGGTGGACATACCTGACCGAGACCACACCACATTAATGGAATGAAGGAGACCATGCCAAGAAGGGGAGCCACGGCTTATTTAAAGCGTCTCGAGGCTCGGCAAGCCACGACGTGCCTCTTGTGGTGTTAGAGATAGCCGTAACAGGTCTAACTAGTCTGAGGCGAGGCAGCTAAGTGGCAGGGACACCTGACCTCGTACGGACAACACGCCCACTACCCCTACCTTAAAGGCCAACCAGCCAGGTAGACCCCTCTCCCACGGCCAGGGAGAGGTTCACATTCTTGAATATTTCTACTCTCATTCTCCTTGATAGATTATTTCTCTCCTCATCTCTTACCTTGAAAGCATCTTAATCTCAACAGGAACCAGGTCTGAGCCCAACAACGTGGAGTTGTCCAAGCCGTAAAACACAATATCAATAAGTCCTCTCATTCTTTGAAGGGTGGGATTTTGCTCTTTTCTTTGGCAAAGGTTGGTCTCTTATACAGTGGTTTGTACAGGGTATCATAAAGGATGAACTAGAGAAGTTGTGGCAGGTTTTTCTCTCACTGATCAAGAGAAACAAGAAGTGGTAATGCTAACGTTAGATTTTCATGAGTCAATGAAAAAAGGGAGATTTTGTCTATTAGCACAGGTTATTGCAGATAAAGTTGTCAACAGGGAGGCATTCAGGTCCACCATGTCAAAAGTGTGGAGATTAGAGGGGTGGATTCATTTCAAGGAGATTGGAGGTTCATTTGGAATTTCAGAAGGAGCAAGACAAGGCTAGAGTGATAGGTAGGAGATCATGGTCTTTTGACAGGATGTCGATATGCCTTGAAGAGTTTGATTGTTGCACAACATTAAAAGAAATCTTGTTTGCTTCCTAAGTATTCTGGGTGCAAGTTATAACACCTCACTTCCTTACTCTATTAGGTTAACTCTTAAGTTAACCCTAGATTTTAGAAGGATAGCTCGCTTAATTAGAAGAATACTGACTTTCGTTAGGCAAGCTTAGCTCGATATCTTTCTTTGAGCTTTGATTCAAATTTTCCTTCCTTGATCATCCATTTCTAGCATTCATCAGCCATACTTGCACTTTTTTATTGAGTCTTAGTTCATGTCATCTTGCATAGTGACATGTCAAACTCTAAAACAGTTTCATTTTGCAATCATGTATACTTTGTGTGCAATGGATCAAAATACCCTTAGCTCgatatttttcttcaatgatAATTCTGTTTTCTGTACCATGATTTATCTGTGAAAATTTCCTTGCAGttgattttaggaaaaaaaacaaaaaacctagccaaaaccctaaatatttttaatactgATTTTATCCTTGTAAATTTCGGCcaacctcttttattttatttatttttataaatttcctttaattgttttattttttggtcacCTCTCAACCGTCAATCACTACCATTGAACcaccttatttttttctcttactaaatccATGGTGTATAAATTATGagtaaaaaaactcaattaatttagtaacaataaagccaaaaaaaaaaaagtttaaaaaaataagagactAAACGTAGTTGCTTTGGAAGGAAATAAGTTTTTTGGAAAAGTACGTTACATTATAATACGTGCAGCTCAGGAAAGACATTTTATTCCGACAACTTTCATGCAGATACAGCTTCGCAAGGGGCAGCTTTGAGGCCTAAACGCGAGAGTTTCAGAAGGcgttcttaattttaatataataatataataaactataatGTGAATATAAATACTacaactttttactttttctaataattacaTTTTAACCATTGGAATTGCTTCCATTTGTCTTCATTTagcttttttcttaattatgctaacaattttttctcttatataaactaataaggttaataattatttatactcATTAATCAGTAATAGTTTTCTTAgaagtttttatttcttaataatcttctcatttattttttagagaatTTATTTCTTGGGggtcttttaatattatttcctaaataattttaatgtcaATATAATTTCTTAGAGAATTTTAAGGGCTTTTAAatagatattattaaaatattttttttctttaagaggCCTTGAGTAGTGGGGGtcttaggcaattgcctaactGGCCTAGGCATTGAGCCAGTCCTGTGTCTAGGCATTCAAAAAGgaagcaaaaataaaaccaaacagCCGACCATCTCCACTAAGAAAAATCTAAGAGTATTAAAATTCTACTTTTCTAACAACCAACCATTATAACCTCAATTTATTTCAAGACAAGCATAAATCATATGTATTACATACACATTATAAGATTATTCACGATGGAAGGTATATAAAAGAGATGCAAAAGTAGGTCATTTGTAAAACACTGTTGATGAATTGTCTGGACATATTAAGATACATAGAGGGGCTCTGGCTCCACTTTTCTTCTGATCCTGAAAAGGAAATTTAAGATCAATATTTCTTGTTTAGAATAAAGCAGTTCAAGATAGAGAAATATGGAAGTATATCATTCAGAACCCTTTAAAATCCAACAGAACAAGGTCACCTGTCTTGGTAACCAGGTCGATTgaggaggaaaggaaaatagaaCTGGAGTGGAGGGCATTActgaagttttttctttttttttttcttttttttttttttttttttttttttttttttttttttttttttttttcctcttttctcaATACAGTTTAAGGAAAGCATGTCACCGGCAATGCAATAATTCTCTCCATAGAGATACAAATAGTCCAATGGGAAGAAGAATTTTCAAGAACATTTCTAGCATCAGAACATGAACACTAGTTCTTTAATACAATTGTTTCAGCCTATGTTTTCCTTTAGGCAGCAAgaccaatatatttaaattgcATTCTAACAAACCCATCGTGTGTGGGCCAAACTCCCCTTAAAAGTGAGTTTAAAAAgtgaaatattaaattaaatgggAGTGAGTTCAAACTCAAAACCTCTGCTCAAATATAATGTTCAATCACTACTTGTCCCCAAAACTTAAGCTAGTAGAAAGACGTATATTTAATTCACTAATAAAATGGATACAATAAACCACAAAGAAACAAATCAGGTTTAAACTAATTAAGGTTATTCAGCCCCACcccctttctttctctctctcccatcaAAGCCAAAGATAAAGAACTCAGAAATCCTAATAGAGGCTTTGATAATAAGAAAATCAGATCTTTTCAATTCAATTGACCAGATGAAAGTTAAAGACAGATAGAGCATTCAGACAAGTTCGGTAAAAAATCATAAGGAAGTATATTGAGTATGTTCAAATCTTGATTCATACATTATGAACCGGTGCTGTGTGTGGATTGGATAAGCCATTGATAAATATGAATAAGGTGTTATACCACCACTTATCCCAAAACCTTAAGTAATAGGAAGAAGAGATGAacttaatcatttaatttatattccaacACCCCATCACGTGTGGGTAAGGCTACCTGTAAATAAATGAGCCCAAGACATGGAATATTGATTAAAATGAGAACAGTGTGAAGTCGGGAGGGattcaaacttaaaatctcAACTCTTATACAATGTTATATCTAAAAACTTAAGCTAATAGAAAGGAGggaatttaatcatttaatttatagtCTATAATGAATACCGAAATTCTTGGATGCTTACCAATTATCAGGGGCCCATTTGCAGCCATCAGTATCGACCACATGCCAGCTGTAGGCGTGCCTGGATTGTAAGGACTGGTTCTCAAAACTGCAGTGCAAACATAAGGAAAAAGCAAGTTTTGAGGCCATCTTGCTACCGAAGAAACTCTTCCTCATTGTCTCAGAAAGAGCTACAAAAGGGATTTCTTCTACCAACCTTTGATGAATAAGATCACCATGAATCACAACCAAAGACCCAGCTTTGACTTCAATAGGCACAAAATCTTTTTGGTTATATGTTGGAGAAGGCCGGTCAAAGGAAACCCCCTGTTCACCTCTAATCATCCTTCTAACAAGCCCATCTGGAAAACACACAGCGTAGAAGAAAGTTAGATCACACCGAACATGCCAATTTTTCCTGTTCCATAGAGGGAAAAAGGCTAGATGGATGCAAGTTTCTACTCTTCTGAGATCCAGGAATAGCCCAAAGGCAACCATTTATTATTGTCGCATCTTCAAGAGCAAGCCACAGCCCCGTACAAGTTGGTGGTTCAGTAAAAAGAAACGAGTTATCCTGGTGTGGCACTACTTCACCACCAATACCTGGTTGCTGCAAATAAAATACCAAATGCTTCTTTGTACATTAAAACTACAAGAAAGCTGAGCACGTTCGGAAGAAAGTAACCAGGTTAAGAATTCTAGATATGGTGcggtgaaaaaataaaataaaaaaccaccGGAATCAGTTTCTGCGATTAATCTGCATAGTAAAGCTAGGATTACTTTTTGGTTGGACACATGGCACAATCCTAGCCATTCATTTGGAAAACCTAGGACACATGTCAAATAGAGGACAAATGTGATGAAATGGAGTGTGATTCAAGCCATGCCACCATGCCTCTTACACCAaatactattccatccaaccaaaaCACTATTTGGTCAAccaaaagagggtttcaaccctaatgaAACCCCAAATCATTAGAATCCAACCGAAATCCTAAATCCCATGTGAtggccaaaaccctaaatttggtttcaaaaccctaaaccaCTCGGTTTTgattaagggcttgtttggatagagacgatctcatctcatcattacaatttttccaaattcccacacaaaatacaataaacaattcaacttttcaaatctcaaaacaataataatattaaaaattaatattctaacaatattttattcaactcatctaaaatcatctcatttcatctcactatccaaacgagccccaA encodes:
- the LOC121253928 gene encoding phytanoyl-CoA dioxygenase yields the protein MGIIGNLSPEQLQSFNSQGFIVIESFASPEEMDAMRKRMDQLLDEFNCSTASIFSTRNQQQLTDNYFYESAENISFFFEEKAFGADGNLKQPKKLSINKAGHALHEIDPVFKKFSCSEKLSSLLFSLDYKRPVIIQSMYIFKQPGIGGEVVPHQDNSFLFTEPPTCTGLWLALEDATIINGCLWAIPGSQKNGLVRRMIRGEQGVSFDRPSPTYNQKDFVPIEVKAGSLVVIHGDLIHQSFENQSLQSRHAYSWHVVDTDGCKWAPDNWIRRKVEPEPLYVS